A stretch of Prionailurus bengalensis isolate Pbe53 chromosome E4, Fcat_Pben_1.1_paternal_pri, whole genome shotgun sequence DNA encodes these proteins:
- the LOC122475831 gene encoding 40S ribosomal protein S27-like produces the protein MDVKCPGCSKIIMVLSHAQTVALCGGRSAVSCQPTGGKARLTEGCSFRRKQH, from the coding sequence ATGGATGTAAAATGTCCAGGTTGCTCCAAGATTATCATGGTTCTCAGCCATGCTCAGACTGTGGCTCTCTGTGGAGGCCGTTCAGCAGTGTCGTGCCAGCCCACAGGAGGAAAGGCCAGACTCACAGAGGGGTGTTCATTTAGAAGAAAGCAACACTAA